In Aspergillus flavus chromosome 3, complete sequence, one genomic interval encodes:
- a CDS encoding uncharacterized protein (expressed protein): MDRIELENTSPRWEVVNDVSQEGSRVLDRSNRMHMMQDRNRLRKWWLTKIRPEVAAEDGDPRDFLALERTFLAYVRTANALASFAIVAAQLFILHHDSVMAGKLMGAMRYFKQQRSLQRRKCYIWNPESIRVALLFFVHSSAKSNRSITSFRSGV, encoded by the exons ATGGATAGGATTGAGTTGGAGAACACGTCACCGCGCTGGGAAGTTGTCAATGACGTCTCACAAGAAGGTTCAAGGGTGTTAGATCGTAGCAACAGAATGCATATGATGCAGGATAGAAATCGCTTGCGCAAGTGGTGGTTGACCAAGATCCGCCCAGAAGTAGCcgctgaagatggagatccGAGAGACTTCCTTG CCCTTGAGAGAACATTTCTAGCGTATGTTCGCACGGCAAATGCGCTTGCTTCGTTTGCGATCGTCGCAGCCCAGCTGTTCATTCTCCATCATGATTCTGTCATGGCTGGGAAA cTGATGGGTGCTATGCGGTATTTCAAACAGCAAAGGTCTCTTCAGCGGAGAAAGTGCTATATATGGAACCCAGAGAGTATCAGGGTTGCGTTATTATTCTTTGTG CACAGCAGTGCCAAGTCTAATCGATCAATAACGAGCTTTCGATCAGGCGTTTGA
- a CDS encoding putative ZIP metal ion transporter (unnamed protein product) has product MEGLFTLLALSIVMAITSFVVGSLPLAFTLSSSQLRLISSLGMGVLVGTSLIVIIPEGVETLYSANLPNDRKALSSRSTGAITWQHQNIPTVATAMIHTSEEINSIKVPVSSSSDTSTLLPVSDSTPYVTRREQKGKEEASDEDKKANDDEGSSPHAWIGIALISGFILMYLIDKLPEFAAPAKQQRTPYHISLDNLGSGLRRNSSPSREGGLLDAGNSPRSSHSFATTTGLVIHAAADGIALGASSSDTGLSFIIFLAIMVHKAPASFGLTSVLLKQGLSSRAARAHLLVFSLAAPLGALATFLFVQVMGSGSSSDLTATQWRTGVLLLFSAGTFLYVAMHTMQENNPSAVSRETQGNGYGDSRDIPSKSNKSMRDLIASVVGMILPLFLQLGHAH; this is encoded by the exons ATGGAGGGACTCTTCACTTTGCTCGCATTGAGCATTGTGATGGCAATTAC ATCCTTTGTTGTGGGCTCGTTACCACTTGCATTCAcgctttcttcctcccagcTGCGACTTATATCATCCCTTGGCATGGGAGTTTTGGTCGGGACATCCTTGATTGTGATTATCCCGGAGGGGGTTGAAACTTTATACAGCGCAAACTTACCCAATGACCGGAAAGCACTTAGCAGTCGTTCGACGGGGGCCATTACTTGGCAACACCAGAATATTCCGACAGTTGCTACTGCTATGATCCACACCTCTGAAGAAATCAACTCCATTAAAGTCCCTgtatcctcttcctcggatACATCTACTTTGTTGCCCGTTTCCGACTCCACACCATATGTCACACGCCGTGagcagaaaggaaaagaggaggcATCAGACGAAGATAAGAAAGCAAACGATGATGAAGGAAGTTCGCCACATGCCTGGATTGGAATCGCACTTATTAGCGGCTTTATCCTCATGTACCTTATCGACAAGCTTCCGGAATTCGCAGCTCCGGCCAAACAGCAACGGACGCCGTATCATATTTCTCTCGATAACCTAGGCTCCGGATTACGTCGCAATTCATCTCCCTCGCGAGAAGGTGGACTTCTGGATGCTGGAAATAGCCCAAGGAGCAGCCACAGCTTCGCCACAACCACCGGGCTTGTTATCCATGCGGCTGCTGACGGAATCGCTCTGGGAGCGTCGAGTTCCGATACTGGCCTaagctttattatattcCTCGCAATTATGGTCCATAAGGCTCCAGCATCTTTTGGTCTTACGTCAGTCTTGCTGAAGCAGGGTCTCTCCAGCCGCGCTGCGAGGGCGCATTTACTAGTCTTTAGCCTGGCGGCGCCTTTGGGCGCGTTGGCGACTTTCTTATTTGTGCAAGTCATGGGCTCAGGTTCCAGCAGTGATTTGACTGCTACCCAGTGGAGAACTGGTGtccttttgttgttttcggCTGGCACATTTTT GTACGTCGCCATGCACACAATGCAGGAGAACAATCCAAGTGCTGTCTCACGTGAGACACAAGGAAACGGATATGGCGACTCGAGAGACATTCCGTCCAAGTCCAACAAATCCATGAGGGATCTGATTGCTTCTGTTGTCGGCATGATTTTGCCGCTGTTTCTGCAGCTCGGCCATGCCCACTGA
- a CDS encoding F-box and WD repeat-containing protein, translated as MSPRSVPEQLATAHTRTCSATDSVASLSSTHSRSLSSNKTITSIPPNLLPSAPASPPTPAPSPTPHQRPPTWQSADEDDDAFLLNARIHFSSLSNFKRQKFLEGILSLCDSQHLSFVSSYVSPRLRKDPFLVFPTELCLRVLSFIDDPKTLARASQVSRRWRELLNDDITWKNLCEKHAYASRKSSEDDRDFVDPFHTQHLHTISGTNSLAGSRSSLTSSHQSRDGHPASLSSRKRRVRPLSYRTHFKQKYMVESAWNKGGRCTQRHITPDQGVVTSLHLTPKYIVVALDNAKIHIYDTNGDNQKTLQGHVMGVWAMVPWDDILVSGGCDREVRVWNMATGAGIYLLRGHTSTVRCLKMSDRNTAISGSRDTTLRIWDLASGTCRNVLVGHQASVRCLAIHGDLVVSGSYDTTARIWSISEGRCLRTLSGHFSQIYAIAFDGRRIATGSLDTSVRIWDPHSGQCHAILQGHTSLVGQLQMRGDTLVTGGSDGSVRVWSLTKMTPIHRLAAHDNSVTSLQFDSSRIVSGGSDGRVKVWSLQTGQLLRELSSPAEAVWRCDEALPGCRNCSVYGRPCPGYRPDTIFRNENQKVERLMRKRSVTPTTASQHSSRSTSVSHSSPELPLILSQVADSTWEERAVCHFFDQFTSVSDECLNHLGFLPSLYATCRDSGQDDSVSSCLKLATEATALITLSNHMKAPPLLLKARGYYGLALHGLRRLLGTRSQAVRDETFATMVILSIFEDIAGERNGLHSSHTKGFGLLMGMRGESQLSHAQGRDLFICAYAHTVSSNLPDYVRKTDERRSLLRA; from the exons ATGAGTCCGCGGAGTGTCCCTGAACAGCTGGCGACAGCCCATACCCGAACGTGTTCGGCCACGGATTCGGTCGCTTCGCTTTCGAGTACTCATTCGAGGTCGTTATCTTCGAACAAAACTATCACTTCGATCCCTCCAAATCTCCTTCCTTCAGCACCCGCATCGCCGCCTACCCCGGCTCCTAGTCCCACCCCTCATCAGAGACCTCCGACATGGCAGTCGgccgatgaagacgatgatgcTTTCCTTCTGAATGCCAGGATCCATTTCAGTTCCCTGTCCAACTTCAAAAGGCAGAAATTCTTGGAGGGTATTCTTAGTCTATGTGATAGCCAACATCTCAGCTTTGTCTCTAGTTACGTCAGTCCTAGGTTGAGGAAGGACCCGTTTCTGGTCTTTCCGACTGAATTATGCTTGCGG GTACTCTCTTTCATCGATGACCCAAAGACATTAGCAAGAGCATCCCAGGTATCGAGGCGTTGGCGGGAACTATTGAATGATGACATCACATGGAAAAACCTCTGCGAGAAGCATGCGTATGCGTCTCGTAAGTCTTCGGAGGATGATCGGGATTTCGTCGACCCTTTCCACACTCAACACCTGCATACTATCTCCGGCACGAACTCCCTGGCTGGATCGAGGAGTTCGCTCACTTCCAGCCATCAGTCCCGGGATGGCCACCCCG CAAGCTTGTCTTCACGAAAGCGGAGAGTCCGGCCTTTGTCATACAGGACCCATTTCAAACAGAAATATATGGTGGAATCCGCCTGGAATAAAGGCGGGCGATGCACCCAACGGCATATCACACCCGATCAGGGAGTCGTTACGAGCCTGCACCTCACCCCAAAGTATATTGTGGTTGCTTTAGACAACGCTAAGATTCATATCTATGACACCAATGGAGATAATCAGAAGACGTTGCAAGGTCATGTGATGGGTGTATGGGCTATGGTCCCCTGGGATGACATACTGGTGAGCGGTGGCTGTGACCGCGAGGTCCGTGTCTGGAACATGGCTACTGG AGCCGGTATCTACCTTTTGCGTGGTCACACGTCAACTGTGCGCTGTTTAAAAATGTCTGACAGGAATACGGCTATCTCGGGGTCTAGAGATACCACGCTGCGGATATGGGACCTAGCTTCAGGAACTTGTAGGAATGTCCTGGTTGGACACCAAGCTAGTGTCCGGTGTCTAGCGATTCATGGGGATTTAGTTGTTTCCGGAAGCTATGATACTACTGCACGCATTTGGAGCATCTCTGAAGGGCGATGCCTCCGCACTCTTTCGGGCCATTTTAGTCAAATTTATGCAATCGCCTTCGATGGCAGGCGAATCGCCACCGGTAGTTTGGACACCAGTGTGCGGATTTGGGACCCGCACAGTGGCCAGTGCCATGCTATCCTCCAAGGCCATACATCTTTAGTGGGGCAGCTGCAAATGCGGGGTGACACACTCGTCACTGGCGGCTCGGACGGGTCTGTCCGTGTTTGGTCTCTGACCAAAATGACTCCAATCCACAGGCTAGCGGCACATGACAATAGCGTGACAAGCCTTCAGTTTGACAGCTCGCGGATTGtcagtggtggtagtgaCGGCCGTGTTAAGGTGTGGAGTCTACAAACTGGACAATTACTCAGGGAATTGTCCTCACCCGCAGAGGCTGTTTGGAGG TGTGATGAAGCGCTACCGGGCTGTCGAAACTGCTCCGTATACGGGCGACCATGTCCAGGATACCGACCAGATACAATTTTTCGGAATGAGAACCAAAAAGTGGAACGGCTGATGAGGAAAAGAAGTGTCACACCCACTACTGCTAGCCAGCACAGCAGTCGGAGTACCTCCGTTAGTCATAGCAGTCCGGAACTGCCGTTAATACTTTCCCAAGTCGCCGACTCCACATGGGAGGAACGAGCAGTCTGCCACTTCTTTGATCAGTTCACATCTGTTAGTGATGAGTGTTTGAACCATCTGGGGTTCTTGCCTTCCCTATATGCTACGTGTAGGGACAGTGGGCAGGACGATTCGGTGTCGTCCTGCCTAAAGCTGGCAACCGAAGCAACTGCTCTAATTACACTAAGCAACCATATGAAGGCccctccccttcttctcaagGCAAGAGGGTACTATGGATTGGCGCTCCATGGGCTTCGACGCTTGCTGGGCACACGGTCTCAGGCAGTCAGAGACGAAACTTTTGCGACGATGGTCATTCTCTCTATCTTTGAAGACATCGCTGGAGAACGAAACGGGCTCCACAGCTCACACACGAAAGGATTCGGGCTCCTGATGGGGATGCGAGGTGAAAGCCAACTAAGCCATGCACAAGGTCGCGATTTGTTCATTTGTGCTTATGCGCATACTGTTAGTTCCAATTTACCTGATTATGTGCGGAAAACTGACGAGCGGCGTAGCTTATTGAGAGCATAG
- a CDS encoding putative C6 transcription factor (unnamed protein product): MASWSQHLPDHWLPLVVYTATGGPLMTYQNASIAAIWTYYRAARISLQRHLLDLRQTLASLVGDNQACDVHRDAALEEIQEMTTDTCRSIPFSLGDIDALGQTIPTSAEGRPPIRALYGYLMLWPLWYVLTFGMGTAAQMEQIRSALGRVGSVLGIKLALMLAQQGSMSQHATALTPNPYRFVPSTS, translated from the coding sequence ATGGCCAGCTGGAGTCAGCATTTACCGGACCACTGGCTTCCTCTCGTCGTCTATACAGCTACGGGTGGACCGCTCATGACTTATCAGAATGCATCCATTGCAGCAATTTGGACATATTACCGCGCGGCCCGTATTAGCCTCCAAAGACATCTACTTGATCTACGCCAGACCCTTGCCTCGCTCGTCGGTGACAACCAGGCCTGCGACGTCCACCGTGATGCCGCGCTGGAGGAGATTCAGGAGATGACCACCGATACCTGTCGGAGTATTCCCTTTTCATTAGGGGATATCGATGCACTTGGGCAAACAATCCCAACCTCTGCTGAGGGACGACCACCCATTCGCGCTCTTTACGGATATCTGATGCTGTGGCCGCTATGGTATGTTCTGACGTTCGGCATGGGCACAGCGGCACAGATGGAGCAAATTCGAAGCGCCTTAGGCAGGGTCGGTTCTGTGCTGGGCATCAAGCTGGCGCTAATGCTGGCGCAACAGGGAAGCATGTCCCAACATGCGACTGCATTGACCCCAAACCCCTACCGTTTTGTACCATCGACGAGCTAA
- a CDS encoding putative mitochondrial phosphate transporter Pic2 (phosphate carrier protein 2), with amino-acid sequence MAMQERKLPMGKIEPNTGKYFVNCALGGIIACGPTHTSVTPLDLVKCRRQVDPKIYTSNISAWRSIFAKEGLRGVFFGWSPTFIGYSFQGAGKYGFYEYFKYLYGDQMFPNMNRTVVYLGASASAEFLADMALCPFEAIKVRMQTTLPPYAQTMREGWSKIVAQEGFGGLYKGLYPLWARQIPYTMTKFATFEETVNAIYKTLGKPKESCSGLQQTGISFLGGYIAGIFCAIVSHPADVMVSKLNADRQAGESAMKAVSRIYGNIGFSGLWNGLPVRIVMLGTLTGFQWLIYDSFKVFLGLPTTGGH; translated from the exons ATGGCTATGCAGGAACGCAAACTCCCCATGGGGAAGATCGAGCCTAATACAGGCAAATATTTCGTTAATTGTGCCCTAGGAGGCATTATTG CCTGTG GACCTACCCATACATCAGTCACACCACTCGATCTGGTCAAGTGTCGCCGTCAGGTTGATCCCAAGATCTACACATCAAATATCTCAGCATGGCGCTCTATCTTCGCCAAGGAAGGACTGCGCGGAGTATTCTTTGGCTGGTCCCCCACATTCATCGGGTACTCCTTCCAAGGCGCAGGTAAATATGGATTCTACGAGTACTTCAAGTATCTATACGGCGACCAAATGTTCCCCAACATGAACCGCACGGTGGTCTATCTAGGTGCCAGTGCATCGGCCGAATTCCTCGCAGACATGGCCCTCTGCCCCTTTGAGGCGATCAAGGTGCGCATGCAGACGACTCTGCCACCCTATGCGCAAACAATGCGCGAAGGCTGGAGCAAGATCGTTGCTCAAGAAGGATTCGGCGGTTTGTATAAGGGGCTGTACCCACTCTGGGCGCGACAGATCCCTTACACTATGACCAAGTTCGCTACCTTTGAGGAGACGGTCAATGCGATCTATAAGACTTTGGGCAAACCCAAGGAAAGCTGCAGCGGGCTGCAGCAGACTGGAATCAGTTTCCTGGGCGGTTACATTGCTGGCATTTTTTGTGCGATTGTCAGTCATCCGGCTGATGTTATGGTTAGCAAGCTCAATGCTGATCGTCAGG CTGGTGAGTCAGCCATGAAAGCCGTTTCGCGCATTTATGGAAATATCGGATTTTCGGGCCTATGGAACGGTCTTCCCGTCCGCATCGTCATGTTGGGTACACTGACTGGATTCCAATGGTTGAT ttatgACTCGTTCAAGGTGTTCCTTGGTCTTCCGACCACTGGTGGGCATTAG